From the genome of Synergistaceae bacterium:
CTCGTATGCTCGTGCCAGCCGCGCCGCCGTCTCCTCCAGCGCGCCGGTCAGCCCGAGCCTGGCCCAGGAGGGGGAGAGAGCCTCGCAGTAGTCCCTTATCTCCGTTGCGGTCGCCTGGGCCGCCTCCTCGGCGGTATCCAGGTGTTCGAGGGCCGGGTCGTCCGCGGTCCTCCTCGCGAGCTGTATCCTCTTGATCGCGGCGACCGCGGACTGCAGAGCGCCGTCGTGAAGCTCGCGCGCCAGCTGCCTCCTTGTGTTCTCCTGCGCCTCGACCAGGTCCGTCACGTACCGGGCCTTAAGCTCCTCCTTCTCGTATGACTCCGCCGCCAGCCTTCCTATCACCGCCGACAGGGCCGACAGCTCCGCCAGCGGGCCGTCGTAGAGGTTTACGTCCGGCTCCTTTCCCCATTTGATCAGGCCGAGGCGCTCGACGAAGCCCCGCAGGGGGAATGCAAGCAGGCGCCACAGCATGAAGACGCCGAGAAGCACCGCGGCGGAGGTCAGCATGGCAGACAGAACCCAGTTCCTCCACACCACGGCGAGCGGGGCCAGCAGATGGGTCCTAGAGACGGCGGCCATTATGAAGCTATCGCCCTCGAGGGAGCGAACCACCACGTAGAAGCTGTTTCCATCGGCGTCCTCGATCTTGAGGGGTTCTTCGTCGGCCTTCACCCCCTTCCAGAGGGGGAGCAGCCTCTCTGCGCCCGGTGTCGATGACAGCACCCTTCCTTCGCTGGAGATGAGCAGCATGCCGCCCGCCTCCGGGGTCTGCAGCGCCGGGTCCACCGACAGCATCCTGAAGCGCATTATCCGCGCCATCCTCGGCCTGTGCGGCCTGTCGGCGGAACCGGCCTCGGGCATGGTGCTGGAGAAGTTCTCGGCCAGGTCGAGCACATACGAGCGCATCATCGAGTCCATGGCCGCCTCCTGCGCCCTCAGGGCGTGCAGCGAGACGAGGAAGTTGCCCGCGGTGAAAAGGGTCACCAGGGCCAGCAGAAGCTGAAGCAGGCGGCTTTTCATCTCTCGTCGCCGCCTATCTGGTCCAGCATTATGATGCCCTGTTTGAGAGCAGTCAGCACGGCCTCCGTCTTGTTCTTCACTCCCAGCTTGGAGTAAACGGAGGTCAGGTGAGCCGCGACGGTGCGCCTTGTTATCGACAGCAGCCGGGCGGTCTCGGACGAGGGGAGGCCGCGCGCGGTCAGGAGCAGGACCTCCAGCTCCCGCTCCGACAGTTCCGGCCCTTCATCGGGGGCGGAGAGAGACAGAGAGGGGTCGAGGAAGAAGATCCCTCCTGCTGTGTCCAGGATGGCACGCCTCAGCAGCTCGAAAGGGGCCGACTTCAGCACGAACCCCATGGCCCCGGCGCGTATCGCCGCCATGACGTACTGCTGCGCGCTGTAGGCCGTGAGCATCAGGACCCTGGTGTCGAGGTCGCTTTTCGCGATGCGCGACGCTATCTCCAGGCCGTCGCCGTTCGGCATCTCTATGTCGAGCATCGCGAGGTCGGGCTTCAGCTCAAGCGCGGCCCTCCAGGCCGATTCGCCGTCCTCCGCAAGGCCGACGAGCTTGAACTCATCCTCATCCTCGAGCCAGGTGGAGATGCCGGAGCGAGTGGAGGGGTGGTCGTCGGCAAGCAGAATTCTTATGGTCACGTCGGATTCCTCCCGTTTTGCCTCGTTTTCCGCGTGTTCGCGGTGCTATGTTATTTTATCATCGACGGAGGTGATGCTTCTTGAGATCCCTCAGTCCGGATTATCACTGGTTCGAGGAAATCCTGGTCTCTCTCGTCGCGCTTCATGTTATAATTCAGGAAACGGCATTTTGGGCGTAAAAAAACCTGTAAGGAGGGTTTTTCCCCGTGGAGAAAAAGTTCACCGCGCTTGTATGCGACGACTCGGCTGTGGTGCGAAAGATCATGAACAAGATCTTGAGCGAGGGGCCTTTCAAGGCCATTCACGAGGCCAACGACGGAGTTCAGGCGGTAGATATGTACCGCGAGCATCGTCCGGACATTGTCTTTCTTGACATAGTCATGCCGGGAAAGACCGGCATCCAGGCCCTGTCGGAGATCAGAGAGCTCGACCCGTCGGCCAGGGTGGTCATGGCGTCGTCCACCGGAACAACCAAGAATCTGAAGGCTGCGATCGATTTCGGAGCGGTCGACTTCATCCAGAAGCCCTTCGAGAAAGAGGCTGTACTGGCCCTCGCACGCCGGATTTTGGAAGGAGAGTGGGATTAGTGTTCTCTCGGCTTTTCGGACAGTTTCTTCTGCAGGAGGGGATCGTATCCTCGAGCTCCCTCTCCAACGCTCTGGGCCGGCTCGGTGAGGTCCGTCCGCTGATTGGAATGCTCGCCCTTGCGCAGGGTTTTATGACGCCCGACCAGGTACTTGAGGTCAACGAGGCCCAGAAGAAGGTAGACCGCCGCTTCGGAGAGCTGGCGATCGAGAAGGGCTACCTCACAGTGCAGCAGCTTGAGTCGATAATCTCTGCCCAGAAGAGCGAGCACGTACTGTTGGGGCAGATTCTTGTCCAGGACGGGTTCATGTCCCACGAGGGCTTCCTCAAGGCGCTGGAGCTGTATCGCACCAAGGCGGGGCTGACGGACGAGGGGTACGAGGCGGTCAAGGCCAACGACGTCGATGGGGTGATCTCCTCCGTGCTGGCAGGGCAGCCGGGGGCCAGGCGACCCCTCGTCGGAAAATGGGGCTCGGTGTTCATGAAGAGCGTCATACGCTTCGTCGACCCGGGCACCGCTTTGGATCCCCTTGCGGAGGCGAGCTATTCGAACCTTCGCGGCTTCGTCCAGAGGATGAGCGGCGAGCAGAGGATCACCGTCTTCCTAGGGGCGCACGACGACGTCTACGTGGACCTGGCACGCCGATTCACGGACTTCGAGGACATCGTCTCGTACGACGAGATGGCCGAGGCCGGCGTCGGGGAGTTTCTGAATCTCGCCAACGGGCTGTTCACAGTGAACTGCTCCGACGAGGGCATAGAGCTGGACATGCATCCCCAGGAGATGGTGGAGAGAGTCTCTTCGATCGACATGCCTCGTCCGGATGCGGTCTTCCCGTTCCTGCTTCCGAAGGGGCTCCTGTGGACCGGCATACGGCTGGAACGCGCGTGGTGACGGGCTGAGGAGGCCGCGGCATGGAGTCATGGGAGGGTTGCGCCTACACTGCCCTGATAGTGTTCGGCTTCTTGATCAGGGACGGCAAGGTGCTGATCGTCCGACGGGCGAACGACCCGTACAGGGGGGAACGCACCGTGCCCGGAGGGCGGAAGCAGCGAGGCGAGTCACTTCGCCAGGCCTTGGCGCGCGAGATAAAAGAGGAGACAG
Proteins encoded in this window:
- a CDS encoding response regulator; translated protein: MNKILSEGPFKAIHEANDGVQAVDMYREHRPDIVFLDIVMPGKTGIQALSEIRELDPSARVVMASSTGTTKNLKAAIDFGAVDFIQKPFEKEAVLALARRILEGEWD
- a CDS encoding response regulator transcription factor, whose amino-acid sequence is MTIRILLADDHPSTRSGISTWLEDEDEFKLVGLAEDGESAWRAALELKPDLAMLDIEMPNGDGLEIASRIAKSDLDTRVLMLTAYSAQQYVMAAIRAGAMGFVLKSAPFELLRRAILDTAGGIFFLDPSLSLSAPDEGPELSERELEVLLLTARGLPSSETARLLSITRRTVAAHLTSVYSKLGVKNKTEAVLTALKQGIIMLDQIGGDER